A region of Colletotrichum higginsianum IMI 349063 chromosome 10, whole genome shotgun sequence DNA encodes the following proteins:
- a CDS encoding Fructosyl amino acid oxidase, giving the protein MTEATVLIVGAGTFGTSTAYHLANTYKDPSRVTVIDRWAPSSPTKAAAAIDVNRIIYTDYTSPLYCNLANEAIHPWFWSQDLGHFFHKTGMMVLDDQGNDFSERVRHTLQQRGSDYTKNIDVSHTAKQWEVLKGMKTDDVGKSYFNPEAGWADAALATANFMTAAEKKGVRRVVGEVEELLFDVQRQRLLGVRTSDGRRFTADQIVLAAGAWTSSMLAPIEDALRVQAQDRIERQIQAVGRLSVYYTLSAELTDRMCKTNMPIIAYRQQAILTPPSFENRTLKINDISTEFVNMVATKSGHQISVPSNRLQEDVPDNLKTKTNNALQLMIPWFSSEQTPERWRACWDTKTPTGDWLLCKHPHPQLENLFLTAGGNFNSYKSMPIVGKYVCNILKGKSNGTEKDTAWGWKSGETLRDGGRKQELGCKETNGVRPNFDAYGSTRFPSRL; this is encoded by the exons ATGACCGAAGCTACTGTTCTCATTGTTGGTGCAGGAACCTTCGGCACTTCCACTGCCTATCATCTTGCAAATACATACAAAGACCCTAGTCGTGTCACAGTCATCGACAGATGGGCTCCTTCATCTCCTACAAAAGCTGCAGCCGCCATAGATGTCAATCGTATCATATATACTGACTACACCAGCCCTTTGTACTGCAACCTCGCAAACGaggccatccatccatggTTCTGGAGCCAGGATCTCGGCCACTTCTTCCACAAGACCGGAATGATGGTTCTTGACGATCAAGGCAATGACTTTTCTGAACGCGTCCGACACACCCTTCAGCAGCGGGGGTCTGATTATACCAAAAATATCGATGTCTCACATACTGCAAAGCAATGGGAGGTGCTCAAGGGAATGAAGACGGACGATGTAGGAAAATCGTACTTCAACCCAGAAGCTGGTTGGGCCGACGCTGCACTGGCAACTGCCAACTTCATGACTGCCGCCGAAAAGAAAGGTGTCAGACGAGTGGTTGGCGAAGTTGAGGAGCTGTTGTTCGATGTCCAACGGCAAAGGCTGTTAGGTGTCCGTACCAGCGATGGTCGGAGATTTACAGCGGACCAGATCGTACTCGCAGCGGGGGCATGGACAAGCAGCATGCTTGCGCCAATCGAAGACGCGTTGCGAGTTCAAGCACAGGACCGCATCGAACGCCAGATACAGGCCGTAGGAAGGCTGTCGGTGTACTATACACTCTCAGCAGAATTGACGGACCGTATGTGCAAGACGAACATGCCGATCATCGCATATCGACAGCAAGCCATCTTGACACCTCCGTCATTTGAAAATCGAACCCTGAAGATCAATGACATCAGCACGGAATTTGTTAACATGGTTGCTACAAAATCTGGACACCAGATATCGGTTCCTTCAAACCGACTCCAGGAAGACGTCCCTGACAACCTCAAAACAAAGACGAACAACGCCTTGCAGTTGATGATACCTTGGTTCTCTTCAGAGCAAACTCCGGAACGATGGAGAGCTTGCTGGGATACGAAAACGCCAACTGGCGACTGGCTTCTGTGCAAGCATCCGCATCCGCAGTTGGAGAATCTATTTCTCACAGCCGGCGGCAATTTCAACAGCTACAA ATCGATGCCGATTGTGGGTAAGTACGTGTGTAATATACTGAAGGGGAAAAGCAATGGGACCGAGAAAGACACAGCTTGGGGATGGAAGAGCGGGGAGACATTAAGAGACGGCGGCCGCAAACAAGAGTTGGGCTGCAAAGAGACAAATGGTGTTCGCCCAAACTTCGACGCCTACGGGAGCACTAGGTTTCCTTCCAGGTTGTAG